The DNA segment ACCAACTGCCATGAAATTTCCACCCAACTGGAGGTGGCATTtggtgtaaaaaaaaatgcatgtggCACTTGGTGAAAAAATTTgacttagttaatttttcatatggcagttggtgaaaaattgaatttttttgggtggcatttggtgaaaaagaCTTAGAAAATCTCAAGAGTTCTGTAAGATGGAACTCAGCAGAATTCACCATTAATTATCATCATGGAATAAGAATAGCATTCAGTTGCTGTTGATGCTGCTGTTTTAGCATCATTGCATAATTATGctactatttaaaactaactgGTAATACTACTTTTGGGGATTTCTCCCACTTCTACTATAACTATAGTCCCACTACTCTTCACCATGTTGCTGGTTctgttgatgatgattatgatgttggtggttctattgatgatgattatgatgttcaggtggttctattgatgatgattaagatgttggtggttctattgatgatgattatgataatggtggtggtggtgattatgctGATTGTGGAagtggtgattatgatggtggtggtggtgatgatgatcatgatgattgtggtggtggtggtagtgattatgatgatggtggtggtggtggtgattatgatgatgatggtggtgattatgatgatggtggtggtggtgattatgatgatggtggtggcggtgattatgatgatggtggtggcggtggtggtgattatgatgatggtgatggtgattataatggtggtggtggtggtggtgattatgatgatggtggtggtggtggcaatgatgatgattgtgaaGGGGTGATtataatggtggtggtggtggtggtggtgatggtgatcaTGATAATTGTGGTGGAGTTGGTtgtgatcatgatgattgtggtagttgtggtgattatgatgattgtggtggtgctggtgttggtggtgattatgatggtggtgttggtggttcTTCATTTCAACACACATATTTCACCAATATTTTTACGCATACTTTGTCCAAATACATGTTAAAGAGTATAATAAGCCTGATTTTAATAGATGACAAGCTATCTAACATTTGTAagcaacacacacacacacacacacattccaTGTTCATCTTTACAAGCATTATGTCTACTATATGAGGTACCTCATCACAGAAAAATAGTCTTAAGTAATTAACATCAACAGATTGTGGTCACCAGCGAAAAATAACTATGTAAAGAAAGTTggtttttgtattcaatttaccTTGAGGCGGCCCTTCAGCATGTTCAGAGACAACTGTGGATGGGGCAACTGTCCCACTGTTCCCTACAGCATCTGAAACACGCAGTTGAGTTGAATATATACTGTTACAAACTCATTAAAGCTAAAAGcttcatacatatatactggtattcaggtacaaaaataacacaagcaATTATTAACTAACTAGATGCTTACATCGCCAAATGACGAACATACAAGATCTAgatgtataaatcaacatgtGTTTGTCATTCCGAGAAACAATGTCCCCCAAGGTGACACCCAATAAGTGATTAAATAACCCAGACTGAATAAATCTGTTAATTGAGAACAAGCATAAGTTTTACTGAATTAAGCTTAACAAACTTTCTGAGGTTTGActccaacacacacacacacacacacacacacacacacacacacaattcaTTACAAACTTTTAGCATACATCATGAGGTACTTTAAAGTCGATGCTTGTCTAGATGCAACAGAAACATGTATGTACCTGTTTCAGATCATAAACTCAATTAATGTAAGGATGGCTCAGAGTTATAGTGTCTGCCTCGCAGCCAAGAGGTGCTAGGTTTGTTCCCTAGTCAGGAAAATGTTCTAGTTTCCTCTCATATTTACACTCAGTACTGGTGAGTTTGACCAAGGAAACCGACTggagtgtgtttaaaataagctgTTAGCTTTTACACAATCAGGCTTAAATCAATTAGTATGAACTAATTAGCACTCAAGTTTACCATGATAAGCATGTTCCACGACTTCTGCTGATTCACCGAGGGCATCTTCAGATGTTTCTGTGACCTCTGTAGTATCTGCAGCTGTATGACCATCTTTAACAGCAtctgaaatgtatcaaaattcTATACCACGCGCAGATCTGCCATGTCACAATGCCATGTCACAATAAACTTTTTCCGCGCCCTGTTTTCGTATGTCAATGTGTGCAAGCACACTCAAACACACGACACACTATACAACGTTATTTAGAGGTAATCTTCATATTTAACCAGGAGAGTCTGGTGAACATTATAACGCTGTTCAGAGGTTTAAACTTCCGAGGTAACGGGACAATTAACCTCGGAAGTAAATTGTGCCTCGGAAGGTTGCTGTGTACTCATATGATTAACCTCCAAAGGATATAAGCgcaaacgcacacacacacacacacacacacacacacacacacacacacacacacacacacacacacacacacacacatacatatcaATGAGACATTTATATAGCGtacttgttatttgtattacataatatttgttttttaagtattgacAATCTTTTTTTGGAAATACTCAGATGAACTTGTTAAGCCAATCGGTAGCCTGTAATAGGCAACTCTCCCTATTGAAGTAATGAATTTAGTAAGCAACTTGCTTTCTTCAGCAATTTTGACTTGGTAAAATCCTGAATTTGCATCGAGCTTACTGAAATATTTCGGCCCACTTAGACTACCCAAACTTTGATATTCAACTGGCAGAAGATAATATCTCTCTCTTTATGTTATTTAGGATTGAGTAATCTAcgcaaatttgttttttttgttttttggttttggCACAACAACCATGCCCGCGAAAAAATCAGTCGGCTGATCAACCTTAAATAACACCctgtattttccattttttcaagTTCTTTTTTAACTTTCGGTGGTAACGGAATTGGTATTCTGCGCGGCACTGACATTGCAAACGGCCCAGATCCTTACTTTAAGGACATTCAATTTCTTATTCCCTGGTCCGAATAGTTCTTGTGACTTTTATTCACAGGAGGACTGCCTATTAGTTTGTTAACATAATCTGGAATTACAGTGACATAAGCACCTGTatctattttaaaaatgatacgCTCTTGCATCACCTTAAAATTAATTGTCCATTGTTCATCGTTTTGGCCATTCACGGCCCCAAGAAACGACCGATCCTCCACTTTGTCATTGTTCTAATAGGAAACCTATCCGGCATGACCATAGCACGATTCGTCGCCATCGGTTAGCGCTTCGGCTCCAGAACTATACATATGTAGGACTTCGTGTACACGTTTCGTTTTGTTGTCTGACCTGCAACATTTTACCCAATGGTCCGGTTAACCGCAACCACGACACATCGTTCCGACTGCAGGACATTGTGGTCGGCCATGCAGCTCCACATCGGATGCACATTTGTGAGTTTTCCGTCTGTTTTGGTAACCTTTTGCTCTGTTCATTTCTTGTTTAACCATGTGAATTTGTTCTGTTTGTGGAGACCGTAATAACATTAGCTGTTTTTAACCGACTCCTTTTGCCGCACTTAGTTAATTGCGTTTTCGAGTGTTAACTCATGATCTAGTTGTAATTTTTCTGATAACCTGATGTCTTGAATTACCACAACAATTCTGTCCCTAATGCGTTCATCGTTTAGTTCACCATATCCACAGTGTTCGGAAAGCACAAAGAGGAGGTCCTTTATTCCTCTGAGGATTCACCAGGTTGTTGAGTTCTAGAATTGAATATTGCTTTTTCAAAGAATGTGTTTCTTCGAATAACGAAAtggttttaaatgcttttacaaGTTCTTTGTATACTTTTGCATTTTCTTCCGTTATGCCTACTGACTTCAAAATGTCCTCAGCTTCCTTTCCCatacaatacaaaaatgtatttattttaacattatcttTTTTGGCATTTAGTCCGCTGGCAacactaaatattttaaatctttgaAACCATTTATCAAATTTCTCTGGTCTTTTAAAGTTAAAGTTGTCTGGTGGTGGAACGTTAAATATAgcc comes from the Mya arenaria isolate MELC-2E11 chromosome 13, ASM2691426v1 genome and includes:
- the LOC128213801 gene encoding uncharacterized protein LOC128213801, which encodes MSCSRNDVSWLRLTGPLDAVKDGHTAADTTEVTETSEDALGESAEVVEHAYHDAVGNSGTVAPSTVVSEHAEGPPQDAVKDDHAAAYTTEVTEPSKDVLSASAEVLKHAYHDAVEIRGIVYHPQLSLNMLKGRLEQCSRFDPGTATVYG